The following proteins are encoded in a genomic region of Parus major isolate Abel chromosome 20, Parus_major1.1, whole genome shotgun sequence:
- the OSBPL2 gene encoding oxysterol-binding protein-related protein 2 isoform X1, whose protein sequence is MNSEEEFYDAVTGFDSDNSSGDFSEANHKVPEMLDLDPHQSNRTGKHNGETEIQENGIKRHRTSLPAPMFSRSDFSVWSILKKCIGLELSKITMPIVFNEPLSFLQRITEYMEHIYLINKACSHADPLERMQAVAAFAVSAVASQWERTGKPFNPLLGETYELTREDLGFRFISEQVSHHPPISAFYSEGLNKDFIFHGSIYPKLKFWGKSIEAEPRGTITLELLKHNEAYTWTNPTCCVHNVIIGKLWLEQYGVVEIVNHSTGDKCVLNFKPCGLFGKELHRVEGYIQDKHRKKLCVIYGKWTECLWSTDPTTYETYKKSEKRGGEQKKKSSEEDIKSENDEADDMPEVQDTVQFIPGSKLLWRINCRPPNSSQMYNFTSFAVSLNELEKGMEAILAPTDCRLRPDIRNMENGNMDVASKEKERLEEKQRAARKERAKDEVEWHTRWFHQGTNPYTGTPDWLYSGGYFDRNFSDCPDIY, encoded by the exons ATGAACAGTGAAGAAGAGTTTTATGATGCCGTTACGG GCTTTGATTCTGACAATTCTTCAGGAGACTTTTCAGAAGCAAATCATAAAGTTCCAGAAATGCTTGATCTAGATCCACACCAAAGCAATAGGACTGGAAAGCATAATGGAGAGACAGAGATACAAGAAAATGGGATTAAGAGACACAG gACATCATTACCTGCCCCAATGTTTTCTAGAAGTGATTTTAGTGTGTggagcatattaaaaaaatgcattggaCTG GAGCTGTCCAAGATTACGATGCCCATTGTCTTCAACGAGCCCTTGAGTTTCCTTCAAAGGATAACAGAATATATGGAGCATATATACCTCATCAATAAGGCTTGTAGTCATGCAGATCCTCTGGAAAGAATGCAG GCTGTAGCTgcttttgcagtttctgctgtaGCTTCTCAGTGGGAGAGAACTGGCAAACCATTTAACCCACTGTTAGGAGAAACCTATGAATTAACCAG GGAGGACTTAGGATTTAGGTTTATATCTGAACAAGTCAGCCACCACCCACCTATTAGTGCATTTTATTCTGAAGGCCTCAATAAGGACTTCATATTTCATGGATCAATCTATCCCAAACTAAAATTCTGGGGGAAGAGCATAGAAGCAGAGCCTCGGGGAACAATTACTTTGGAGCTTCTGAA GCACAATGAAGCTTACACATGGACAAATCCAACCTGTTGTGTACATAATGTAATTATTGGTAAACTGTGGTTAGAACAGTATGGAGTGGTAGAAATTGTAAATCACAG TACTGGAGATAAATGTGTCCTTAATTTTAAACCATGTGGACTGTTTGGGAAAGAGCTTCACAGAGTAGAGGGATACATCCAGGACAAGCA caggaagaagCTGTGTGTGATCTATGGCAAGTGGACAGAATGTTTGTGGAGCACTGATCCCACCACATACGAGACCTACAAAAAGAGTGAGAAGAGAGGTGGTGAGCAGAAGAAGAAGTCG AGTGAAGAAGATATTAAATCTGAAAATGATGAGGCTGATGATATGCCAGAGGTTCAAGACACGGTACAGTTCATACCAGGCAGTAAATTGCTTTGGAGAATAAACTGTAGGCCACCAAACTCATCACAG atgtACAATTTCACCAGTTTTGCTGTGAGCCTCAACGAGCTGGAAAAGGGCATGGAAGCGATATTGGCTCCCACGGACTGCCGGCTACGTCCGGATATCAGGAACATGGAGAACGGGAACATGG ATGTggcaagcaaagagaaagagagactagaagagaaacaaagagctGCTCGCAAGGAACGTGCAAAGGACGAGGTGGAGTGGCACACACG ATGGTTTCATCAAGGCACTAACCCATACACTGGGACTCCAGATTGGCTGTACTCAGGTGGTTATTTTGATAGAAATTTCTCAGACTGTCCAGACATATACTGA
- the OSBPL2 gene encoding oxysterol-binding protein-related protein 2 isoform X2, whose protein sequence is MPPELLHGSKGFDSDNSSGDFSEANHKVPEMLDLDPHQSNRTGKHNGETEIQENGIKRHRTSLPAPMFSRSDFSVWSILKKCIGLELSKITMPIVFNEPLSFLQRITEYMEHIYLINKACSHADPLERMQAVAAFAVSAVASQWERTGKPFNPLLGETYELTREDLGFRFISEQVSHHPPISAFYSEGLNKDFIFHGSIYPKLKFWGKSIEAEPRGTITLELLKHNEAYTWTNPTCCVHNVIIGKLWLEQYGVVEIVNHSTGDKCVLNFKPCGLFGKELHRVEGYIQDKHRKKLCVIYGKWTECLWSTDPTTYETYKKSEKRGGEQKKKSSEEDIKSENDEADDMPEVQDTVQFIPGSKLLWRINCRPPNSSQMYNFTSFAVSLNELEKGMEAILAPTDCRLRPDIRNMENGNMDVASKEKERLEEKQRAARKERAKDEVEWHTRWFHQGTNPYTGTPDWLYSGGYFDRNFSDCPDIY, encoded by the exons GCTTTGATTCTGACAATTCTTCAGGAGACTTTTCAGAAGCAAATCATAAAGTTCCAGAAATGCTTGATCTAGATCCACACCAAAGCAATAGGACTGGAAAGCATAATGGAGAGACAGAGATACAAGAAAATGGGATTAAGAGACACAG gACATCATTACCTGCCCCAATGTTTTCTAGAAGTGATTTTAGTGTGTggagcatattaaaaaaatgcattggaCTG GAGCTGTCCAAGATTACGATGCCCATTGTCTTCAACGAGCCCTTGAGTTTCCTTCAAAGGATAACAGAATATATGGAGCATATATACCTCATCAATAAGGCTTGTAGTCATGCAGATCCTCTGGAAAGAATGCAG GCTGTAGCTgcttttgcagtttctgctgtaGCTTCTCAGTGGGAGAGAACTGGCAAACCATTTAACCCACTGTTAGGAGAAACCTATGAATTAACCAG GGAGGACTTAGGATTTAGGTTTATATCTGAACAAGTCAGCCACCACCCACCTATTAGTGCATTTTATTCTGAAGGCCTCAATAAGGACTTCATATTTCATGGATCAATCTATCCCAAACTAAAATTCTGGGGGAAGAGCATAGAAGCAGAGCCTCGGGGAACAATTACTTTGGAGCTTCTGAA GCACAATGAAGCTTACACATGGACAAATCCAACCTGTTGTGTACATAATGTAATTATTGGTAAACTGTGGTTAGAACAGTATGGAGTGGTAGAAATTGTAAATCACAG TACTGGAGATAAATGTGTCCTTAATTTTAAACCATGTGGACTGTTTGGGAAAGAGCTTCACAGAGTAGAGGGATACATCCAGGACAAGCA caggaagaagCTGTGTGTGATCTATGGCAAGTGGACAGAATGTTTGTGGAGCACTGATCCCACCACATACGAGACCTACAAAAAGAGTGAGAAGAGAGGTGGTGAGCAGAAGAAGAAGTCG AGTGAAGAAGATATTAAATCTGAAAATGATGAGGCTGATGATATGCCAGAGGTTCAAGACACGGTACAGTTCATACCAGGCAGTAAATTGCTTTGGAGAATAAACTGTAGGCCACCAAACTCATCACAG atgtACAATTTCACCAGTTTTGCTGTGAGCCTCAACGAGCTGGAAAAGGGCATGGAAGCGATATTGGCTCCCACGGACTGCCGGCTACGTCCGGATATCAGGAACATGGAGAACGGGAACATGG ATGTggcaagcaaagagaaagagagactagaagagaaacaaagagctGCTCGCAAGGAACGTGCAAAGGACGAGGTGGAGTGGCACACACG ATGGTTTCATCAAGGCACTAACCCATACACTGGGACTCCAGATTGGCTGTACTCAGGTGGTTATTTTGATAGAAATTTCTCAGACTGTCCAGACATATACTGA